The window TGTTTTATGACTATTAACTTTAAAAAGTTAAAAGGCTAAAAATTCCTTTGTGAAGGTCACTAGCTTCTCACTTTACTTTGTTTCTTGTAGAGATACTTTGTTGTGACAAGATCACCTCTATTGGGGGGCCTAGCGGCAATGAGGGAATTGGAAGTGAATTACACAGTTCAAGCCCTCAGAGCTAGTCCAGAGAATGAAAGTCCTTGGCGGTATCTTCGCGGTCTTTACAAGAATGATACACAATCTCTAGTTGAGGATTCTCAAGTAGCAGCGGTGCTTTTGGATGTTTTAACCTCCAAAAATAATCATGTGCATGCTCTGAGCTTGCTGTTGGATCTTCTCTGTCATGGTTTTGAACCAAGGGAGGAATTAAAAAGTGCAGTAGATGTTCTTACTCCACAGTCATGCTCACCTGATTTACCATTGGCGAAGAGAATTTGTTCCATCTTGGAACATGCTGATCCAGTGAGAATAAACTATTGGAATTGGCGCAAAAGCACTATTCCTGTTCAATCAGCTAAGTGCCAGAATACAGATAGGCTGGCTGATTTAAGTATGCAGGATGACTTGTAATAATATTGCAATGTTGTTGTACGAATATACAGATTGTCATCATCTGAATTCACTGAAGAAGTCACGTCGGACGCATCTGCTGGGAAATAACTGATAGACACGAAGAACTGGAAAAACTGTGCCCCGGGAATTTCTTATTGCCAGTTTTGTGTTACTGTCTTAAGTTTGGGCCCTGGTGTATTCCTCAAGTTCGGATGCATTGCTTATTTATGGTGTGGGTGACTTCCAATATTCCAGAGGAAGGCTGGTAACATGTGTAATTTTAGTAACTTCTTTCTGTTGAGTTAGTCTAAAAGTTTAGTACTTCTACTTTAATGAGGATATATTACAGTGGGGGTAATGTTTTACTCTCACTTTGGATTTCATTTTTGTAATTTATCAAACGGAAGGAAAATGTGACAACCTGAGCCTGAAAAGTTAGAATACAGCTCATATCATCTTAAATGCCatactaaataaaattaaaatctaAAGCCTGATAAGATAGCCACAGCTTAGCTCACTTCAATTTTCGTTCTGATCCTTTGACACGTGTAAGTATCTAGAATCACGTTGACTAATTACGTCGTGGATGCAAAATAATTTTCAATTCCCTCGACATCTTAAGAGAACTTAATAGAGAAAAGTACTTTTCGACCTTCATTATAGTGTTTGTTTCAGTGATGAAAACAAAATTATAGTTGTTTCAGGCTTTCAGCTAGTTTGCATCCGCGTGGTTACTAGTCCGCTGATTAACAGTGCAAAGATCATGTTGAGGAGAAAAGTTgtattagaaaaataaaattgtatAAGCTTCAAGATTGCTATACAGTCAAATTTATTTGTATACATCTTTTAACTTCCATGATAACCCTTGTCCCGATGTGCCAAATATTGTAAATCTGTAGTTTTACAGTTTCGTAGCATTTTGGAATATTTCAATAACTAATGAAAAGATACTCTAAGAGGATTTGGAATTGATTTCGAGAAGTGGACCTTTTTGCAAAACTGAACATAGTCTTCATCAACATCTCCAGAAATAACCATTTGATTCTTACCCTCCACAcaatagaaagaaaataaattgaaTGAAATGCTGGTAGAAGGATATACATTTGGAATTCATTGCTCCTCCACATTTTGAGGAGGCAAATAGTATCGATCCAAAATACTGATATCATGGAATGACTTTCCCTTAATCTCATATGAGTATCTGTTCTTACACCCGTCGTGGAGTGTAGGATAGTGAACTGAACTGTACAAAATGATCTAAATGCTACAATATGTACTTTGCCAGTTTGTCAACATCTTCACAGTCTCCCATCAAAACAAAACCAATAACTTTCCTGCCCAATCCACCAAGAAGGAAGAAAAAAGCATAGACGTTTATATGGCAGGTATAAAATATGATCTAAGAGCACAAGGATTTTCTATCGTTAAATCCAAAATGAAAATGTTATGGGAGAAATGACTCAAAAAACTGTATCCTCACTGCTAAGCTTGTTGAAATTCCATCTTATGTCACTTTTTGGGAGTGGAAGATGGGCTTGACACCTCTTTGAATGCGGATGGGCAGAGATCACTTACCGCACAGATTGCACAACGAGGTCTTAAAGGAGTACATATGGTCTGTCCAAAACCTACCTGTTTTTAAGATCAATAGAACTATGTTAACTGGGCAAAAAAAACAGAAATTGATTTGCAGGGGAACCTAAGATGCTGACAAGTTTCAACAAAGAAGAGATGTAGAGTTTTGAGATTGTTAGTTCCTAAACTTCCCACTCTTGTGGAGCGAATTCAAGCAAAAATGTTGAGCTTTTTGAGCTATTAAGATACGTTCCCTAGTCAGACACCTTGTTCTATTTTATATGAGCAGCACTCTTGTTAATGTCTATTACTGTGTTTCCACTTCCATTGAGATAAGATGAAAAAGAACCATGCAAGAACTTCCACCATTTTGATAGCTTTACATTACAACGATGGAGAATTTATATATGTAGCTATAATTAATGCCTGCAACGAAGATAGATTGCATACATACCAAGAGAGGATTGATTGGCACCCATTCTTCCTTCGGAAGCCAAAGCTGCAGGGACTCCCTAGTCTCCTCAGGGGTTCTAGTTTTCTAACGAAGGGCAAACAAGTAAGAAATTAAACAACATTCCTGCAATGAATTATGATATGATTAAATAATTGATAGATCCTTTAATACCATTTTGTAAATTAACTTAAGTTTTGGATCCCCTCTTCCACAATATGCTATCTAACAAAGGAGCCTAAAACCATCAAACAGGAAGCAATGAGGCTACATAACAAGCATCCTCTTCAAACCACCAGAAATTCTTATTGCTAGACAAAGCAGGCCCTAACTCAACAATTTCTTTATCTCTCCACTTACTGGTCATGTCAAATTCATTGCCACCATTATTTCTTACGACAGTCTCCGCATGCTGCTACGTCCTGTTTTAATGAATGTGAATCTAACCATTcaattttacactttttctttacCTGCATTATCATCTCTTGAATTAGGGTCACTTTCATATTCTGCATTAGGTGAAGTAATTGCAAGTCAAATCAATCAAATCTTTTATACTTTATGCTGTTATCAATCAAATTTGTTGAATAACTTTCGTTCAATGGTAATGTTGGAGGAACTAAACTTTTCCATCTTGCTTGGAGTCTGCTTTGTTGAACATTAGGAGAATAGCAACTGTTTCTCAACAAGATTTACATCCTATACCAGGCCTAAAATGTTGTTGGCCACAATTATTATATCCAAGAGTGGTTAAAGCAGTGCTAAGATCCCACGCCATATGTCTGCTATTTTAAAGGTAATccataattgtggaaagctaaaGCAAGGCAGAAGTTCAAAGTttcttctacttttcttttttacttgGAACTTCCATATATTTTATGCTTTCCTCAACCCATATGAATTTTTAGTCAAAGTTGGAAAAAAGTAGCGTCCATTAAGTGAGAATCACAGAGACCTGAGACATTACACGTACTCATTGTCAGATGTAAATCAAGAGTACCTGCTTTGTTCTGGGACGAGATACCCATCCAAGTCGATTACAAATACGATGCACATGAGTATCTACACATATCCCTTGAACGTTGTTCCATGCAACATTCATAACCTAAAGGGAAATACATCCAGCTGGTTTACAAGTGAGGATGACAAGGGAATAGGGAAAAACATAACTTCCTTACTAGATGAGCCATCTTGGGACCAATTCCTGGGAGTAGAAGCAATTCCTCCAGAGAACTAGGAATGTCCCCGTCATACTTTGAAAGACAAATTTTTGCTATCTTTTTCAGGTTGCTAGCCTTTCTCGTGTAAAACCCTACCTGAAAGGGAAAAAGTGCATACATTACCAATCAATGTTCAGAAAACTCTCGAACATGTTGATTAAAGGACAACGCTGAATGTTTCTTAATTTTTTCTACCATTTCAGCTAATCCAGGTCTAGCAAAAGGAATACAGCATGCAAGTAACTGGCGTAAAAGGAGCCTACCGGATATATCAAGCTCTTGATGGTGTCTTCATTTGTTGTGTCAATGGCGTCTGGAGCAAGCAAGCCATTTTGCAGGAGACGCTGGATAGCTCCTGTATGATAATAAGGCCTTAACGAATGCAAGTAAAATAACATAATTACAGATTATTTGAACCAGACCTAGGTCTAACGAAAACTATGTAATTTAGTAATGACACCACATGATAATTTAGCACTACAACTCAAAAATCATGTATTTCATTTTTAGCAACTGTTTTTCCATCCTATATTCACTTATTTCAAACCTGAACTTATAAAAAGGCCTCTATTTGCACAGGTTCTAGGACTTTTCAAGTTACAAATGGAGATTTGAAGGAAAAGTTCACTATACATGGTTGCGGGAGATCAGCAGAGATCTTTTTTGCCATAATCAACAGAGAAAACAAGACtcttgaaataaaataaagaaacagTAAAAGGAAAGGCAGGAATGCTGAAATTTATGGGAAGAAGCTTTTGTAAGACTGCTGGAGCAATATGGGGTAAGATGATGAAGACAAGGACAGAGACACAGACAACAATGACAGATTTTTTGGTTTTAAGATATAATAATCAGTAGAAAACCAAATATCTTAGACAATCAAATTCAAACGTCAGGCACAATATAACTAGGATTGGCAACAtcagagttgagtacaacatcaGTATGAGAGTTTTCAATTTAAAAGATTAGAAACTTTAGAACTTGCCATGATTAACTTGATCTTTGGTCTGGCTTGACAAGAGTGATGATACTAGGACCGCAAATCTTCTTTCCTGATGAAAACATGAAGTGACAAAATTAGCAACAAAGTCAAGATCGAGCATCCAGAATTCATCAATAATTCAAAAATTCTCCGCCAAAGAGTCAGCAACGGATACAATCTGCGAAACTTGAATGGACATAAAGCCATTTCTCAGTCAACAATTAGAAAAGTTCATTGTTAAACGCATCTAAGAGTCTGTAGCTGAAAAACAGTTTATTAATAATAGGTTCCTAAAGTAGGCAAAACACTGAATTAGCAGGATATTAGTTGAACACCTAAAttcatataataaaataaaaggattaCATCCAGTAATTGTATGTTTTGATGAACTTCTTTCACCACAAATGTTTTGCCTTCGTCCTTTTCCAGAGTAAAATAGTTCCTTTTTGAGGTAAAATACATGGATACTCTTCTACATTGCTGAAAATGCACCTCTTCACCTGTTCAGGAATTTAATTCCATGGCACATGTGTCACCTAAAGTTCTGACATTAGTTAGTCAAAAGGAGACAAGAGGTTGCTAATATCACATGAAAAAAGGTACCACTACACCCTTATCAGTGTAACTTCTACTCTTTTCCTTGTCCTTTTCATTCTTACCTCTACAGAATAACATTGTTTCTATCCTCATTATAGGTGTTATCTTCTTTTGTAAATCCATTTCAGCTGCTACTGCGTGCtgctatacatatatataaaaggAAGAATTATCTTTCGGAGAACACATTGTTTCTTTGCCTGAGTTATCATTTGATTTGTAGTAATCTGTAGTTAGTCAAAAGGAGACAAGAGGTTGCTAATATCACATGAAAAAAGGTACCACTACACCCTTATCAGTGTAACTTCTACTCTTTTCCTTGTCCTTTTCATTCTTACCTCTACAGAATAACATTATTTCTATCCTCATTATAGGTGTTATCTTCTTTTGTAAAGCCATTTCAGCTGCTACTGCGTGCtgctatacatatatataaaaggAAGAATTATCTTTCGGAGAACACATTGTTTCTTTGCCTGAGTTATCATTTGATCTGTAGTAATCTGTAGTGAGTCGTTCAAGGGTCTAGGAGTCATTCTAGAACTTTCTTTCTTTAATAAttatcattttctttaaaaaagaaAATGGTAAGTGTTCACAGctccccaaaaaaaaaatcaccaCTTAACCCTTGTTGACATTGAAACCCTTTTTATCCAACAATTACTTACCCTTTCACCCTCAAACCCGACATATTTGAATCCTAAAGCTGCTTCAAATTCGTCCCACCATCACAAATATGCTTTTTCAATTAGTGCACAAAGAATATCACCTTGGCAGGAAGAGAACTCCCAGCTTTCTCACAACCCATGGAGTCTACAGGTGCATCCTCAGAGGATCTCATCTTGCGGATTCCTTCAAGAACTTTTTCCCAGTTCGGAGGTGGTCGCACTGAATCAGATAGACTGACGCTTTTGATTTCTGTCCTTCAAAACACCTTAGCTAAATGATATGGTTAAACAAGACAAGTGCCCATTGGCTCAACAAAATGTAGAGTTGCGCATAAGGATGCTTTTAAGTCCTTTTTATTTCAAACTAACTAGGGTAAAACCTAAAAAAACTCTTGCTATTGGCAAACCGCAACAAGACATAATAAACAGAATTCTATTAAAGCATCAAAATAGATCTCATTAACTAAGGCCAATTCTCTTTGTCGTGTCTAGAAAAATGAATTGAAGCAAAGAactcttcccttttcttctttattcacTTTGGTAGTATAAAGATTACATCTTCataccttataaaaaaaaattacaacttCCTATTGCAGATTTATATTCAATGGGTCAATTGAGGTCTTCAGTTCTGAATATTAAAAGTAATGACACCAATGAGTGGCATAATATTGCTTATCCCTCAAATTGGACTCTTATACTAGAAGTTAGAGCCATTCACCAGCAGATTTGACAGCAGAGAAATAGTTTCCGCGGTTTTAACTATACAGACTTGAGCTTTTGACCAACCAAACAGCCATTTGGACGATCTATAATTCATGTTTAGTTGGGTTTTCAAAGTTTTAtagatttgtgagttttgtttcAACAAAAGTAGATTATTTTCAGGCTTATAGCTGTGAGTGTGATATTAAGTTAGAGATAAGATCTGTTTAAAATTTtgatcctagaggtggaggtttgTCACATCCAAAAACACCACTTTGTAGTGACATGAAGGAAGGGAAACTTGAGGAGGTTCTCCTTTTCAGATTTGAGATTGAGTTGTATGATCTTTTGAACCCTTAGCTAAGTAGAAGAAGGATTTCTTGTAGGTTTAGCACTTACCCCTAAGCTGGcaagttctttccttttctttaagtGCATATTTGTATTACCTCCTAAATCTCATGTTCACAATTCTTGGCAATTATATCTATCATCTCTTTCGAGTGTCATCCAAAGCTCATCAGCATAAACAATGATGCATATTGGAAGAGACAAGGCTAAAAACGTATCAAAAATTTATTCCTACTTCAGAAACAATAATTGAAACCTCCAGATTACCTCATTTACCTTTTCGTGTCAACTGGGATAGAGATTTTTCTCCAGTCAAATGCACAGTTTTGGCAGGTGCTGCACAAAGTAAAGAATGATTAGCAAAATGGATGAAAACAAGGAGATTGGGAAGTCCAAACGCTGATGGACAGGAAAGTAAAATAGTAGAGCTGCAAAGGTGACTGAGAGCTTGTAACTGTGACAGAGTTCTGTACcattgaacaacaacaacaacaccataCTCAGTGTAATCCCATATAGTGGGGAGTTCTATACCATTGAAACTTCATAAAAAAGAGAAATGGCAATaactcaaaaattcaatcttcAAATTCTATCTACCTATCATTTCCAAAAATGGCCTTTTTCACTTGCTAATAAAACACGTGCTTATACTTTcgtccttttatttttctttctgagTGGGCAAGCACATAATTTCTATGTTAGGAACTAGGTAATTTTTAGTCAATTATCGACATTTTTAAGGCTGTCATGACATTAGATGTGCCATTGAAAAGTCACATCTATAGATCTTCTATTACTAATAAGCCTTGGATAAATGACTTGCAAAGACTAGGTCGTGTACTTCCTCACTCTTATCTCTCTTCAACACTCTAATTCTTTGCAAAATGCAATTTCAACTCATTCTTCTACACAACTTAATTTTGACATGCCTTAACatgcttttctttcatttcatatcACTTTGATTAACACACAAGGAAGTTAAAGTGCTTAGTTAGGTTCCTTGCTACTATTGTGTCtatgtgaaaaagaaaagatatcCAACGGGTCATAAAGATTCCATCGCATTTACTACTTCAATTAGTCATCTCTTATCACTTTTGTTGCTTTTCCATTGATATTTTTTCAAACTTATCCGTCTTTTTAAAATTCCAAGAGTTAGTGCATGTCAAATCATGCGATTTTTTTGGTCTCACTAACTCAAACTTGAAGGAAATTTGCGCCTTGGGTCAATAAACAAGTACACCCTCTCACATTTCTTTTTAGCACTAGCTAACTACATAACTTGGACATTCtgcattttttccatttttttcaacAATCACTTAATCTAATTAACAGTCTTGCTAAAGTTGTCTCTTCTTAGTGTTCTTGTACTTGAATAAAAACTTTAACAATATCATGCTCAAACTTCATTGTCTAATCTTTTGATAAGAAACTTCATTGTCTATTCATGCAAAGTTTTGATCCAATTGCATTCATCATTTCACCATTAGCTATAGCACTGACTGATTGTCAATTTTATTGTCATTGTACCCCAATAGAATGCGGTAGACAAGAATATAAAGTCCAGTAACAATCAAGCTTAAACAAGGTAATAGGTCTTTTGGTTTCTTAAAAATCGAGGGAGGTTAAAAACCTACTTCCTAAGCACAAGGATATGAGCAGCAAGTTTCGGAAAGGTTAGGAAGTTACTATAATAGCAACAAGGTTTGGGCAATCATTGCATCCATGTCTGCCTGGCAGACAAGCTGAAAAGGGGATAATTTCAGACATCTAGGCAAataatctttttcatttgattaaGGATATCTAGGGATATAATTATCATTGTGTTGATGGCGATAAGCGTAATTCTGGAGTCAAAGTAAACACTTGAGACTTACTTGACTGGGAATACATATGGTCCTTCGAATAGGAAAAATCCTCTATATCAGGCAGTTTAACAAACTGCAAAAGTCAAAAAGAAGATCAGAAAAGGTGTTCTTCTTCCTTTATGTCACTGAAAACTAAATGATCAAATTACCTTCAAAAGCtcaaatgattaaaccaaaaAAGTATATTTAGATGGTCAAGATTACTGATGGCAAAAGTTATGAAAAGTCTATTCCCTCTATTGATGCACTTAATTACAAACATTTCAAGCCAAGAGTAGTAATAAAAAGGATATAGAAGGAGTTGCATACTTTCTGGGCAGAAGATTCTTCCTTGACCTCTTTGGCTATAACTTCAACAGTCTTTTTCACTCTCTTTCTCCGGACGAAAACACGAAGTTCAGGAACGGAGCTTCCACCTGAGCCTTCAGAACCTGAAAATAAAGCTTATACTATAATATTACTGAAAATTTCCAACAATACTGAATAACTATGTCCACCAATCATAGGCAGATAGGAAATAATCAAATAATGTTATTATAACTGGGAATGGTTTGGAAAATGGTCGTATTTTTTTTTAGCTGACCTGGGTTTGTCTCAGAAGGGGTTTCTCGCTTGAAGGAGCTTCGCGTTATTGGCATTTTGGCGGAGGAAATTGTTTGAATCCGAGTTGGGACTAAGGGAAGAAGTGCAGTGTTTCTCACAAGACAGAAAGACATTCTGACTAAAACCAAACTATGGGGTTGCTTCTTGGTTTCGGACCCTGCTTCCAAAGTGGAAAAATTAGAAGCCTAATTTGTTGTGGTATTTTGGAGCAATTAATTTCAGTATAAAATTTGCATGGGTGAAAAATAATAATTGTGCATAAAAATACCGGTTTAAAAGTAAGTAATTTATGTTCAATAATTTTTTACTAATAATCAtcctataataatattttattattaattaataataattccTGCATTAGGAGTAAGTAAACCAATTGACGTGTGCCGGAGCAATTAATTTCAGTATAAAACAAGGTATAAAATAATACATCATTCGTTTCAAAAAGATTATTATAATTAGATTTAATATAACAGAagtgtatagggtaaaattaaTTTATATTAAATGGTCGAATGATTACGTGACACGTGAAACCAGAGACACGCGGAAGATGAATCGAATAAGAACCAAGATCGGGGATAACAACTGCAGTTGGTGTCAGATAGATCCTGAAGGGGGCATAATCAACGGGAGTGAGTCAATCGTTTGTCACCAGATGGCATctaatgaagaatattctctaGTAGTATTAAATAAGAAGTAGTTGCAGAGAATTTTGACATTCTTGGTATGCCGTTACACTTTTATCAACGGCAtcctttattatcatttaagagaGGTTTGATCTTAGGATCTTGTTTCTTAGGTATAgttataaataatatttcaacaaccattgtaatgACACAAAATCTTGCGCAAAACTTATGCTATATTCCATTCTCAAGCTAAAGAATACAACTTTACTTTCTGTTTTATATTGCTATTATTTTTGTCCTCTAAGGCATCGCTTCCGGAGCCAGACCTGCCATTTCCTTTGATCTTTATGCTAAGTCTTGTCTTTActcttatttatttatcatttttggatcaagtcagttcgcttgtctataaatcacataaaaattcaactataccattttacgggtaaacaatttggTGCTCACTAtggggcttagacagttgcgtaattgagttgattcttgcatctattactaactcATTTGATTCTTTGTTTCATAGCAACAATTGAAAATGGCAGCTAACGATATCAACATCGCACACAACATTTGAGGCGCATGAAAATCTGCCTCAACATGAAGATTCGATCAGCGACACCTGCAACGAGGGGGCGTGGCAACTCTGGTCCATGGCGGACAATATCCTCGACATGTACGAGAAATAACTCCCAATGATGTGGAGGACGAACATGTTGCAAAAACAGTAAGGATCTTGAGAGagcaacaaaaggccatcatGGGCCATTTCTCAAGGCACGACCAGGTCATGACGGAATTGAAACAGGAATTATCATGTGCTTCCAACAACGCAAACGGAAGAGGCCCACTTCCTCTCAGCGCTCCTCCAAATCAAGCGTCTCTAAGAGTTgataacaacaccccgagggATGAGGTCGATTTTGACGGAGCCGGGGGTACCGACAACAAATCCGGTAACGACAACGGTAATGATCCCTTCAAAACCGAActcatgagattcatgagggAGATGAACAAGCAGATGGATCAGAACGCGAAGGGGTTTCATGCCCGAATGGACCAGATTCCGGGCGCACCACCAGTGTTGAAGGGTTAATTCGAAGAAGTACACTCAGTTGTCATTTAAGCCGAGCGCAACACCGGAATTGATTCCAAAACGGTTCAAGATGTCAGACATACCAAAGTACGATGGAACTTCAGATCTTCAAAAGTACATCACAACGTACACAAACGACGATGAAAGGAAATGACTTGGCTCAACAAGAGATTGAGTTGGTTATcctgaagaaattcggagaaaccCTGACGAAAGAGgccttgacatggtattcactcCTACCCGAGCACTCAATAGATTCTTTTGAAATGCTCGCAGTTTCTTTCATTAAGGCCCATGCTGGCCTAAAAAGGTCCAAGCCCGGAAGGTGCACATATTCAGAATCACACAAGGAGAGTCTTAATTGTTGCGGGAGTTCGTGATCAGATTCCAAGAAGAAAGAATGTTGTTACCGGTCGTGCCAGACGAATGGGCAGCGGAGGCATTCACTAAGGGTTTGAACCCGATGAGCTCTGATGCCTCCTGAAAGTTGAAGAAAAGCTTGCTCGAATTCCAAGAAGGATGTTCATAACCGATATTAATCAAAAATAAGGATAGAAGATGATCAGCTCGGGTTCCCAATATCAACCAAGGGGCGGGACCGAGACAAGAGCCGGGATAAGGTCAATGATGATTTAGATGCAGACCAACGATCTTCCAAAGTTCATTTTTTGCCTTACGAGAGAGCCGAGGGACGCGACAATAAAAGGTTTCGGTCCTCGGATAGGTTTGCTCCCAAAAGAAGAACTGACTGTGGCCGAAACAACAGATCGATACAAGAAAAAAATGTACCAGGGACCCGGGATTCCTCGTATCCCATACTATCAGATTATAATTTCAGCATCAGCATAGTGGAATTGATATCGGCAATGAGAAATATCAAAGAAACATGATTTTCGAGGCTAACCAGATCTGATCCCAGCCATAAGGATCCTAACTTACGGTGCGAGTATTATGGGACTCACGGCCCCAGAATCGAGGATTGCCGGCATTTGTACGAGGAGGTGGAAACGTTGTTGAAGAACAGCCATCTCAAGGAGTTcttgagcgatcgagccaagaaagaTTACGGCCGCAGTCGAGACAACGCAGAACCCTCGAAGATAGGGAAAGACCCTCCTTGGCTgactatcaacatgattttcggagGGAATGAAATCAATGGTGTAACCTTCTCGACGGCCAAGAAGACAAATGTATTGGTGACTCACAGTAAGAGACTCTTGGAAGTCGCCGAAGACGACATCAGCTTCACGGAAGAAGACGCCGAAGGACTTCTTCTGCCGCATAACGACGCCCTAGTAACTTCTCttaatgttctagatttcaagattAAACGTGTTTCGATTTACCCAGCAAGCTC is drawn from Nicotiana tabacum cultivar K326 chromosome 22, ASM71507v2, whole genome shotgun sequence and contains these coding sequences:
- the LOC107798302 gene encoding endonuclease III homolog 1, chloroplastic isoform X2 → MSFCLVRNTALLPLVPTRIQTISSAKMPITRSSFKRETPSETNPGSEGSGGSSVPELRVFVRRKRVKKTVEVIAKEVKEESSAQKFVKLPDIEDFSYSKDHMYSQSTPAKTVHLTGEKSLSQLTRKEIKSVSLSDSVRPPPNWEKVLEGIRKMRSSEDAPVDSMGCEKAGSSLPAKERRFAVLVSSLLSSQTKDQVNHGAIQRLLQNGLLAPDAIDTTNEDTIKSLIYPVGFYTRKASNLKKIAKICLSKYDGDIPSSLEELLLLPGIGPKMAHLVMNVAWNNVQGICVDTHVHRICNRLGWVSRPRTKQKTRTPEETRESLQLWLPKEEWVPINPLLVGFGQTICTPLRPRCAICAESYWFCFDGRL
- the LOC107798302 gene encoding endonuclease III homolog 1, chloroplastic isoform X1; the protein is MSFCLVRNTALLPLVPTRIQTISSAKMPITRSSFKRETPSETNPGSEGSGGSSVPELRVFVRRKRVKKTVEVIAKEVKEESSAQKFVKLPDIEDFSYSKDHMYSQSTPAKTVHLTGEKSLSQLTRKEIKSVSLSDSVRPPPNWEKVLEGIRKMRSSEDAPVDSMGCEKAGSSLPAKERRFAVLVSSLLSSQTKDQVNHGAIQRLLQNGLLAPDAIDTTNEDTIKSLIYPVGFYTRKASNLKKIAKICLSKYDGDIPSSLEELLLLPGIGPKMAHLVMNVAWNNVQGICVDTHVHRICNRLGWVSRPRTKQKTRTPEETRESLQLWLPKEEWVPINPLLVGFGQTICTPLRPRCAICAVSDLCPSAFKEVSSPSSTPKK
- the LOC107798302 gene encoding endonuclease III homolog 1, chloroplastic isoform X3, which produces MSFCLVRNTALLPLVPTRIQTISSAKMPITRSSFKRETPSETNPGSEGSGGSSVPELRVFVRRKRVKKTVEVIAKEVKEESSAQKFVKLPDIEDFSYSKDHMYSQSTPAKTVHLTGEKSLSQLTRKEIKSVSLSDSVRPPPNWEKVLEGIRKMRSSEDAPVDSMGCEKAGSSLPAKERRFAVLVSSLLSSQTKDQVNHGAIQRLLQNGLLAPDAIDTTNEDTIKSLIYPVGFYTRKASNLKKIAKICLSKYDGDIPSSLEELLLLPGIGPKMAHLVMNVAWNNVQGICVDTHVHRICNRLGWVSRPRTKQECCLISYLFALR